A segment of the Candidatus Methylomirabilota bacterium genome:
GGCGCTCGGGCTCATGAGCCAGCTCCCGGCCCTCATCGGGGTGTTCGCCTATCTCTCGCTGCTGACCATGGGGGGCGGCATGGCCGCCTTCCCCGAGCTCAAGGTCCTCACGGTCGACGTCCACCGGTGGCTTACCTTTCCGCAGCTCATCCACCTGTACAGCGTCGGGCAGATGGCTCCCGGACCCAACATGATGATGGTGGCGTCGATCGGAGAATGGGTCGCGGGCTTGCCGGGCTCGGTGGCGGTCCTGCTCGCCTTCTTTCTGCCGACGGCGCTGCTCACGCTCGTCGTGGGACGCCTCTGGATCAGGCTCGAGACGTGGCCGTGGAGGGCGTCGATCCAGCTCGGACTTGCGCCCGTCTCCATCGGCCTCATCCTGGCCGGCTGCCTGACCATCGCCGAGGGGGCCGTGACCGGCTGGCTTGCCGTCGTCATCATGATCGCCGTGTTCGCGGTGCTGCTCCGCACCAGGATCAATCCGGCCCTTCTGGTCCTGGGCGGCGCGTTGATCAGCCTGTTCGCGTTCAGTGCCCGCTGAGCCGGGAGGTAGGAACATGCGCGTGGGAATCGCCACCGATCACGGCGGCTTCGGCCTGAAGGAGGAGATCGTCGCACGGCTCCGCGCGGCGGGGCACGAGGTCGTCGATTTCGGCGCCCATGGCTTGAATTCCGGCGACGACTATCCCGACTTCGTTATCCCGCTCGCCCGAGCCGTGACGGCGGGGACCGTGGAGCGCGGCGTGGCGATCTGCGGCAGCGGTGTCGGCGCGGCCGTCTGCGCCAACAAGGTTCCGGGTGTTCGTGCCGGCCTGATCCAGGACCACTTCTC
Coding sequences within it:
- a CDS encoding chromate transporter, which codes for MSQLPALIGVFAYLSLLTMGGGMAAFPELKVLTVDVHRWLTFPQLIHLYSVGQMAPGPNMMMVASIGEWVAGLPGSVAVLLAFFLPTALLTLVVGRLWIRLETWPWRASIQLGLAPVSIGLILAGCLTIAEGAVTGWLAVVIMIAVFAVLLRTRINPALLVLGGALISLFAFSAR
- a CDS encoding RpiB/LacA/LacB family sugar-phosphate isomerase; translation: MRVGIATDHGGFGLKEEIVARLRAAGHEVVDFGAHGLNSGDDYPDFVIPLARAVTAGTVERGVAICGSGVGAAVCANKVPGVRAGLIQDHFSARQGVEDDHMNILCMGGRVVGLEVAWDLVQTFLAAEFSQAERHLRRLGKVAALEARRSAQ